A genome region from Erigeron canadensis isolate Cc75 chromosome 3, C_canadensis_v1, whole genome shotgun sequence includes the following:
- the LOC122593103 gene encoding PI-PLC X domain-containing protein At5g67130-like produces the protein MKIYKFQCHVSLTFLLLFTYASALKEGQTCVNNNNCDLGLHCEACVADANVRPRCTRVKPVSPFSKVKGLPFNKYSWLTTHNAFAKLGEKSATGSVILAPENQQDSVTSQLDNGVRGLMLDMYDFENDIWLCHSIGGKCFNYTAFQPAINVLKEIRIFLENNPTEIITVIIEDYVTSRNGLTNVFNAAGLRKYWFPVAKMPSDGRDWPTIDSMVQQNLRLVVFTSKSSKEATEGIAYEWKYLVENQYGTNGMKNGSCPNRAESAAMNMTSRSLVLMNYFPDTPDFIQACKDNSSPLISMVKTCHDLSGKRWPNFIAVDFYKRSDGGGAPAAVDMANGQLVCGCNTVSVCRPKMTFGECNLPEASDTPAPAAAIKSSAGMRAQPGQLGWLFGAGLIAITLSL, from the exons ATGAAG ATATACAAATTCCAATGCCACGTGTCACTCACATTTCTCCTGCTCTTCACATACGCTTCAGCACTCAAG GAAGGACAGACGTGCGTGAACAATAACAACTGTGATTTAGGGTTACATTGTGAAGCTTGTGTTGCTGATGCAAATGTCCGCCCTAGGTGTACTCGTGTTAAGCCTGTTAGTCCTTTTtctaag GTGAAAGGATTGCCGTTTAATAAGTACTCGTGGTTAACGACGCATAATGCGTTTGCGAAATTAGGTGAGAAATCGGCTACTGGTTCGGTTATTTTAGCTCCGGAGAATCAGCAGGATTCTGTTACTTCTCAGCTTGAT AATGGTGTGAGGGGGCTGATGCTTGATATGTATGACTTTGAGAATGACATTTGGTTATGTCATTCCATTGGTGGCAAATGCTTCAACTACACAGCTTTT CAACCTGCAATCAATGTTCTGAAAGAGATTCGAATTTTCCTGGAAAACAATCCTACTGAAATAATAACTGTCATCATTGAGGATTATGTTACTTCCCGAAATGGTTTAACTAACGTCTTCAACGCTGCTGGTCTGAGGAAATATTGGTTTCCAGTagctaagatgccaagtgatgGCAGAGATTGGCCAACAATTGACTCCATGGTCCAACAGAATCTCCGCTTGGTAGTATTCACTTCCAAATCTTCTAAAGAGGCTACTGAAGGGATTGCATATGAATGGAAGTACTTGGTCGAGAACCAAT ATGGAACGAATGGAATGAAGAATGGGTCATGCCCTAACCGAGCAGAGTCTGCTGCGATGAACATGACATCAAGGTCTCTAGTCTTAATGAACTACTTTCCAGATACCCCAGATTTTATCCAAGCTTGCAAGGACAATTCATCCCCATTAATAAGCATGGTCAAAACATGCCATGACTTATCCGGTAAACGTTGGCCGAATTTCATTGCTGTTGACTTCTACAAG AGAAGTGATGGCGGGGGTGCACCTGCTGCAGTAGATATGGCAAACGGACAGCTAGTTTGTGGGTGTAACACCGTTTCAGTATGCAGG CCAAAGATGACCTTTGGAGAATGTAACCTACCAGAGGCTAGTGATACTCCCGCCCCAGCTGCAGCAATAAAAAGCTCCGCTGGCATGCGTGCTCAACCGGGTCAACTTGGATGGTTGTTTGGTGCTGGGTTGATTGCTATAACCTTGTCATTGTAA
- the LOC122593313 gene encoding uncharacterized protein LOC122593313, with the protein MLVTTIYASHKTVPLFPATIFASSSTNNHHESSPQFHLKQPIDRRRILTSLAASVTPLFAPNSHLISQESNSFSSIPFLLPSADARGLFQMPPVRLSNRYFLVRAGESEYESMGVINTNPVAKTSVDNGLSEIGKKQAVRAALRLKEMRACENNCWIWPSITQRAYQAAEIIAAVNVVNRSNIVPEYSFLDARGLGAYEGQALQSVSEIYASDSVSQNIKPPPINDGTPNESVADVFVRVTQLMSILETQYSEDTVIIVSPDSDNLTILQAGLVGLDLRRHSELAFEPGEVRFFDPSSIPTYKQPASALYKCLNPPSCT; encoded by the exons ATGTTGGTAACAACAATATATGCTTCTCATAAAACGGTGCCACTCTTTCCGGCCACCATCTTTGCTTCCTCCTCCACAAACAACCACCATGAAAGCTCCCCACAATTTCATCTAAAACAACCCATTGACCGCCGTCGCATTCTCACCTCACTAGCTGCCTCAGTCACCCCATTGTTTGCACCCAATTCTCACCTCATTTCACAAGAATCTAATTCATTTAGTTCGATACCATTTTTATTGCCGTCTGCCGATGCTCGCGGTCTTTTCCAAATGCCCCCTGTCCGTCTCTCCAATCG GTACTTTTTGGTGAGGGCAGGGGAGTCTGAATATGAGAGTATGGGGGTAATCAACACAAACCCGGTTGCGAAAACATCTGTTGATAATGGGTTATCAGAAATCGGGAAGAAACAAGCTGTCAGGGCAGCTTTGAGATTGAAGGAAATGAGGGCCTGTGAAAATAATTGCTGGATTTGGCCTTCTATTACTCAGAGAGCATATCAAGCTGCTGAGATTATTGCTGCTGTTAATGTAGTCAACAGGAG CAATATAGTTCCAGAATATAGTTTTTTGGATGCTCGTGGATTAGGAGCATACGAAGGCCAAGCATTACAATCTGTTTCGGAA ATATATGCATCAGATAGTGTTTCTCAGAATATTAAGCCACCTCCGATTAATGATGGAACCCCAAACGAGAGTGTTGCTGATGTCTTTGTTCGTGTGACACAACTCATGTCAATTCTTGAAACTCAATATTCTGAGGACACCGTCATCATTGTCTCACCAGACTCTGATAACTTGACGATACTACAAGCTGGTTTAGTCGGGCTCGATCTTAGAAG GCATAGCGAGCTAGCGTTTGAGCCTGGGGAAGTCCGATTTTTTGACCCAAGTAGTATTCCTACATACAAGCAACCTGCTTCGGCGTTATACAAATGTCTAAACCCGCCTAGTtgtacataa
- the LOC122593653 gene encoding probable receptor-like protein kinase At1g49730 isoform X2: MSILLSLSLLLLLFFLNTHLSFSTPVSTSATSDCPLNISAFNVTRAAILCSDPQARASCCRYINALVAVSIARYANTTSSLGVSPELSPICLETLSETLELHGMTKNASAFCGFGTKIPVNYECLGITTVNQMLQSPKFSNVTLNCKAPLGEGRCRKCLNAGILYIRNLVGSGDNTTVSTCRDATFVALASQVDDVSAVEIAHCFFGVQGLSNISILTGSSPPAFSPESSPSPFGAASPSQLSLTTDIRHRPYHLSLVSGIGIAVTVLATMMLVLMIFLIRRKRRELNGKDMAPDKTSMKTISQPTKKFQEGPSSMFIKFSYKETKKATNNFSTIIGQGGFGTVYKAEFSDGSTLAVKHMDKVSEQAVEEFCREIELLARLHHRHLVALKGFCIEKHQRFLMYEYMANGSLKDNLHNPGIAPMSWQTRIQIAIDVANALEYLHFYCDPPLCHRDIKSSNILLDENFVGKVADFGLAYASKDGSICFEPVNTEIRGTPGYMDPEYMVTQELTEKSDIYSYGVVLLELVTSRRAIHDNKNLVESCQSILTSESRHGELVDPAIGKSFDFDQLQTVITIVKWCTQKEGRARPSIKQVLRLLYECADPMHDGFIEAVEDERRTSKGKIHRRDGIFQSWDGRGLASSSSTSRSYCSRSFLLETGSSPQSPSNIPSI; encoded by the exons atgtcTATACTACTATCACTCTCtcttctattattattatttttcctaaATACACACCTTTCATTTTCAACTCCTGTTTCCACGTCAGCAACTTCAG ATTGCCCGTTAAACATAAGTGCCTTTAACGTTACACGTGCTGCCATCCTTTGTTCCGACCCACAAGCTAGAGCAAGTTGTTGTCGTTATATCAACGCCCTTGTTGCAGTTTCTATTGCTCGTTATGCAAACACAACTAGCAGCCTTGGAGTTTCTCCAGAATTATCGCCAATATGCCTCGAGACTTTATCAGAGACCTTAGAACTTCATGGAATGACAAAAAATGCTTCAGCTTTCTGTGGATTTGGAACAAAAATTCCCGTCAATTATGAGTGCCTTGGAATAACAACTGTCAACCAGATGCTTCAATCTCCAAAATTTTCTAATGTCACTCTAAATTGTAAGGCGCCATTAGGTGAAGGTCGTTGTAGAAAGTGTTTGAATGCTGGCATCCTGTATATAAGGAACTTAGTAGGATCTGGGGATAATACGACCGTGAGCACTTGCAGGGATGCAACATTTGTTGCTCTTGCCAGTCAAGTTGATGATGTCTCGGCTGTTGAGATCGCTCACTGTTTTTTTGGAGTTCAAGGGCTCAGTAACATATCAA TATTAACAGGATCTTCCCCACCTGCATTTTCACCTGAGTCGTCTCCAAGTCCGTTTGGTGCTGCTAGCCCAAGTCAACTCTCTTTAACGACTGACATTAGACACCGTCCTTACCACCTCTCATTGGTTTCTGGTATTGGCATCGCAGTTACGGTACTAGCCACTATGATGCTAGTACTAATGATTTTTCTTATTCGTAGAAAACGTAGGGAATTAAATGGTAAGGATATGGCACCCGATAAAACCTCAATGAAAACAATTTCTCAGCCTACCAAAAAATTCCAAGAAG GTCCGTCATCTATGTTTATAAAGTTTAGCTATAAGGAGACGAAAAAAGCAACCAACAACTTCAGTACCATTATCGGACAAGGAGGATTTGGCACTGTATACAAAGCAGAATTCAGTGATGGTTCCACATTAGCAGTGAAGCATATGGATAAAGTGTCAGAGCAGGCTGTGGAAGAATTCTGCAGAGAAATAGAGCTTCTTGCTAGACTGCATCACCGCCATCTTGTTGCCTTAAAAGGCTTTTGCATTGAAAAACATCAAAG GTTTCTCATGTATGAGTATATGGCCAATGGGAGCTTAAAAGATAATCTTCACA ATCCAGGTATAGCTCCGATGAGTTGGCAGACAAGAATTCAAATCGCAATTGACGTGGCAAATGCTTTG GAATACCTCCATTTCTATTGTGATCCTCCTCTGTGCCATAGAGACATCAAGTCCAGCAATATATTACTTGATGAAAATTTCGTAGGAAAG GTTGCAGACTTTGGTCTTGCGTATGCTTCTAAGGATGGATCCATCTGTTTTGAACCAGTTAACACAGAGATCAGAGGAACTCCTG GTTATATGGATCCTGAATACATGGTCACTCAAGAGCTAACAGAAAAGAGTGACATCTACAGTTACGGGGTCGTGCTCTTAGAGTTGGTGACCTCTAGACGAGCTATACATGACAACAAGAATTTGGTAGAATCATGTCAGTCGATATTGACATCAGAATCAAGACATGGAGAACTTGTGGACCCCGCCATTGGCAAGtcttttgactttgaccaaCTTCAAACAGTTATTACAATTGTAAAATGGTGTACCCAGAAAGAAGGGCGGGCACGACCTTCTATTAAGCAGGTACTAAGGCTTTTATATGAGTGTGCAGACCCAATGCATGATGGTTTTATTGAAGCCGTGGAAGATGAAAGAAGGACAAGTAAAGGTAAGATACATAGAAGAGATGGGATCTTCCAAAGTTGGGATGGCCGGGGTTTAGCCTCTTCATCTAGTACTTCACGGTCGTATTGTAGTCGAAGCTTTCTACTTGAAACTGGATCATCGCCTCAATCACCTTCAAACATACCCTCTatttaa
- the LOC122593653 gene encoding probable receptor-like protein kinase At1g49730 isoform X1 — protein sequence MYMCVLEILSDYCVCETQIVRLKCLTIGVFLERKCSFEKADCPLNISAFNVTRAAILCSDPQARASCCRYINALVAVSIARYANTTSSLGVSPELSPICLETLSETLELHGMTKNASAFCGFGTKIPVNYECLGITTVNQMLQSPKFSNVTLNCKAPLGEGRCRKCLNAGILYIRNLVGSGDNTTVSTCRDATFVALASQVDDVSAVEIAHCFFGVQGLSNISILTGSSPPAFSPESSPSPFGAASPSQLSLTTDIRHRPYHLSLVSGIGIAVTVLATMMLVLMIFLIRRKRRELNGKDMAPDKTSMKTISQPTKKFQEGPSSMFIKFSYKETKKATNNFSTIIGQGGFGTVYKAEFSDGSTLAVKHMDKVSEQAVEEFCREIELLARLHHRHLVALKGFCIEKHQRFLMYEYMANGSLKDNLHNPGIAPMSWQTRIQIAIDVANALEYLHFYCDPPLCHRDIKSSNILLDENFVGKVADFGLAYASKDGSICFEPVNTEIRGTPGYMDPEYMVTQELTEKSDIYSYGVVLLELVTSRRAIHDNKNLVESCQSILTSESRHGELVDPAIGKSFDFDQLQTVITIVKWCTQKEGRARPSIKQVLRLLYECADPMHDGFIEAVEDERRTSKGKIHRRDGIFQSWDGRGLASSSSTSRSYCSRSFLLETGSSPQSPSNIPSI from the exons atgtatatgtgcgTTTTGGAGatattatctgattattgcgtttgCGAGACACAGATAGTTAGACTAAAGTGTTTGACTATCGGCGTTTTCCTAGAGAGAAAATGTAGTTTCGAAAAAGCAG ATTGCCCGTTAAACATAAGTGCCTTTAACGTTACACGTGCTGCCATCCTTTGTTCCGACCCACAAGCTAGAGCAAGTTGTTGTCGTTATATCAACGCCCTTGTTGCAGTTTCTATTGCTCGTTATGCAAACACAACTAGCAGCCTTGGAGTTTCTCCAGAATTATCGCCAATATGCCTCGAGACTTTATCAGAGACCTTAGAACTTCATGGAATGACAAAAAATGCTTCAGCTTTCTGTGGATTTGGAACAAAAATTCCCGTCAATTATGAGTGCCTTGGAATAACAACTGTCAACCAGATGCTTCAATCTCCAAAATTTTCTAATGTCACTCTAAATTGTAAGGCGCCATTAGGTGAAGGTCGTTGTAGAAAGTGTTTGAATGCTGGCATCCTGTATATAAGGAACTTAGTAGGATCTGGGGATAATACGACCGTGAGCACTTGCAGGGATGCAACATTTGTTGCTCTTGCCAGTCAAGTTGATGATGTCTCGGCTGTTGAGATCGCTCACTGTTTTTTTGGAGTTCAAGGGCTCAGTAACATATCAA TATTAACAGGATCTTCCCCACCTGCATTTTCACCTGAGTCGTCTCCAAGTCCGTTTGGTGCTGCTAGCCCAAGTCAACTCTCTTTAACGACTGACATTAGACACCGTCCTTACCACCTCTCATTGGTTTCTGGTATTGGCATCGCAGTTACGGTACTAGCCACTATGATGCTAGTACTAATGATTTTTCTTATTCGTAGAAAACGTAGGGAATTAAATGGTAAGGATATGGCACCCGATAAAACCTCAATGAAAACAATTTCTCAGCCTACCAAAAAATTCCAAGAAG GTCCGTCATCTATGTTTATAAAGTTTAGCTATAAGGAGACGAAAAAAGCAACCAACAACTTCAGTACCATTATCGGACAAGGAGGATTTGGCACTGTATACAAAGCAGAATTCAGTGATGGTTCCACATTAGCAGTGAAGCATATGGATAAAGTGTCAGAGCAGGCTGTGGAAGAATTCTGCAGAGAAATAGAGCTTCTTGCTAGACTGCATCACCGCCATCTTGTTGCCTTAAAAGGCTTTTGCATTGAAAAACATCAAAG GTTTCTCATGTATGAGTATATGGCCAATGGGAGCTTAAAAGATAATCTTCACA ATCCAGGTATAGCTCCGATGAGTTGGCAGACAAGAATTCAAATCGCAATTGACGTGGCAAATGCTTTG GAATACCTCCATTTCTATTGTGATCCTCCTCTGTGCCATAGAGACATCAAGTCCAGCAATATATTACTTGATGAAAATTTCGTAGGAAAG GTTGCAGACTTTGGTCTTGCGTATGCTTCTAAGGATGGATCCATCTGTTTTGAACCAGTTAACACAGAGATCAGAGGAACTCCTG GTTATATGGATCCTGAATACATGGTCACTCAAGAGCTAACAGAAAAGAGTGACATCTACAGTTACGGGGTCGTGCTCTTAGAGTTGGTGACCTCTAGACGAGCTATACATGACAACAAGAATTTGGTAGAATCATGTCAGTCGATATTGACATCAGAATCAAGACATGGAGAACTTGTGGACCCCGCCATTGGCAAGtcttttgactttgaccaaCTTCAAACAGTTATTACAATTGTAAAATGGTGTACCCAGAAAGAAGGGCGGGCACGACCTTCTATTAAGCAGGTACTAAGGCTTTTATATGAGTGTGCAGACCCAATGCATGATGGTTTTATTGAAGCCGTGGAAGATGAAAGAAGGACAAGTAAAGGTAAGATACATAGAAGAGATGGGATCTTCCAAAGTTGGGATGGCCGGGGTTTAGCCTCTTCATCTAGTACTTCACGGTCGTATTGTAGTCGAAGCTTTCTACTTGAAACTGGATCATCGCCTCAATCACCTTCAAACATACCCTCTatttaa
- the LOC122593653 gene encoding probable receptor-like protein kinase At1g49730 isoform X3, which translates to MNPPFKLDCPLNISAFNVTRAAILCSDPQARASCCRYINALVAVSIARYANTTSSLGVSPELSPICLETLSETLELHGMTKNASAFCGFGTKIPVNYECLGITTVNQMLQSPKFSNVTLNCKAPLGEGRCRKCLNAGILYIRNLVGSGDNTTVSTCRDATFVALASQVDDVSAVEIAHCFFGVQGLSNISILTGSSPPAFSPESSPSPFGAASPSQLSLTTDIRHRPYHLSLVSGIGIAVTVLATMMLVLMIFLIRRKRRELNGKDMAPDKTSMKTISQPTKKFQEGPSSMFIKFSYKETKKATNNFSTIIGQGGFGTVYKAEFSDGSTLAVKHMDKVSEQAVEEFCREIELLARLHHRHLVALKGFCIEKHQRFLMYEYMANGSLKDNLHNPGIAPMSWQTRIQIAIDVANALEYLHFYCDPPLCHRDIKSSNILLDENFVGKVADFGLAYASKDGSICFEPVNTEIRGTPGYMDPEYMVTQELTEKSDIYSYGVVLLELVTSRRAIHDNKNLVESCQSILTSESRHGELVDPAIGKSFDFDQLQTVITIVKWCTQKEGRARPSIKQVLRLLYECADPMHDGFIEAVEDERRTSKGKIHRRDGIFQSWDGRGLASSSSTSRSYCSRSFLLETGSSPQSPSNIPSI; encoded by the exons ATGAACCCACCATTTAAATTAG ATTGCCCGTTAAACATAAGTGCCTTTAACGTTACACGTGCTGCCATCCTTTGTTCCGACCCACAAGCTAGAGCAAGTTGTTGTCGTTATATCAACGCCCTTGTTGCAGTTTCTATTGCTCGTTATGCAAACACAACTAGCAGCCTTGGAGTTTCTCCAGAATTATCGCCAATATGCCTCGAGACTTTATCAGAGACCTTAGAACTTCATGGAATGACAAAAAATGCTTCAGCTTTCTGTGGATTTGGAACAAAAATTCCCGTCAATTATGAGTGCCTTGGAATAACAACTGTCAACCAGATGCTTCAATCTCCAAAATTTTCTAATGTCACTCTAAATTGTAAGGCGCCATTAGGTGAAGGTCGTTGTAGAAAGTGTTTGAATGCTGGCATCCTGTATATAAGGAACTTAGTAGGATCTGGGGATAATACGACCGTGAGCACTTGCAGGGATGCAACATTTGTTGCTCTTGCCAGTCAAGTTGATGATGTCTCGGCTGTTGAGATCGCTCACTGTTTTTTTGGAGTTCAAGGGCTCAGTAACATATCAA TATTAACAGGATCTTCCCCACCTGCATTTTCACCTGAGTCGTCTCCAAGTCCGTTTGGTGCTGCTAGCCCAAGTCAACTCTCTTTAACGACTGACATTAGACACCGTCCTTACCACCTCTCATTGGTTTCTGGTATTGGCATCGCAGTTACGGTACTAGCCACTATGATGCTAGTACTAATGATTTTTCTTATTCGTAGAAAACGTAGGGAATTAAATGGTAAGGATATGGCACCCGATAAAACCTCAATGAAAACAATTTCTCAGCCTACCAAAAAATTCCAAGAAG GTCCGTCATCTATGTTTATAAAGTTTAGCTATAAGGAGACGAAAAAAGCAACCAACAACTTCAGTACCATTATCGGACAAGGAGGATTTGGCACTGTATACAAAGCAGAATTCAGTGATGGTTCCACATTAGCAGTGAAGCATATGGATAAAGTGTCAGAGCAGGCTGTGGAAGAATTCTGCAGAGAAATAGAGCTTCTTGCTAGACTGCATCACCGCCATCTTGTTGCCTTAAAAGGCTTTTGCATTGAAAAACATCAAAG GTTTCTCATGTATGAGTATATGGCCAATGGGAGCTTAAAAGATAATCTTCACA ATCCAGGTATAGCTCCGATGAGTTGGCAGACAAGAATTCAAATCGCAATTGACGTGGCAAATGCTTTG GAATACCTCCATTTCTATTGTGATCCTCCTCTGTGCCATAGAGACATCAAGTCCAGCAATATATTACTTGATGAAAATTTCGTAGGAAAG GTTGCAGACTTTGGTCTTGCGTATGCTTCTAAGGATGGATCCATCTGTTTTGAACCAGTTAACACAGAGATCAGAGGAACTCCTG GTTATATGGATCCTGAATACATGGTCACTCAAGAGCTAACAGAAAAGAGTGACATCTACAGTTACGGGGTCGTGCTCTTAGAGTTGGTGACCTCTAGACGAGCTATACATGACAACAAGAATTTGGTAGAATCATGTCAGTCGATATTGACATCAGAATCAAGACATGGAGAACTTGTGGACCCCGCCATTGGCAAGtcttttgactttgaccaaCTTCAAACAGTTATTACAATTGTAAAATGGTGTACCCAGAAAGAAGGGCGGGCACGACCTTCTATTAAGCAGGTACTAAGGCTTTTATATGAGTGTGCAGACCCAATGCATGATGGTTTTATTGAAGCCGTGGAAGATGAAAGAAGGACAAGTAAAGGTAAGATACATAGAAGAGATGGGATCTTCCAAAGTTGGGATGGCCGGGGTTTAGCCTCTTCATCTAGTACTTCACGGTCGTATTGTAGTCGAAGCTTTCTACTTGAAACTGGATCATCGCCTCAATCACCTTCAAACATACCCTCTatttaa